In the Balaenoptera ricei isolate mBalRic1 chromosome 1, mBalRic1.hap2, whole genome shotgun sequence genome, ATCCTCATTCCTTTCACTGCTCACCATTGACCTtcatagggattgctttgaatctgtagatcactctGCAGAGTATTGCTTTCTTAATGATACTAaatcttccaacccatgaacatgaaaggtctttccatttacttagatcTTCCTTAGTCTCTTTCAATGAGTTTTGTCGTTTTCGGTATTCAAGTCTAGCacttttttgttagatttattcctaagcaattgttttagtgttttcttaaatttcattcctgaattgttcattgctagtgtatagaaatagaattgatttttgtgttttgattttatatcctataattttgctaaattcatttattagctgtggtAGGTTTTTTGTGGATCCTTTGAGctttttctgtatataagatcatgtcatcagTGAATTAGaaatagctttacttcttccttttcaatctggatgccttttatttgtttttcttgtctagTTTCCAGACTAGAActtccagtaaaatgttgaatgGATGTAAAAGCAgacatcttgtcttgttcctgatcacaGGGGGAAAGCTTTGTCTTTCGCCACGAAGTATGATGCTAggtgtgggtttttcatagatggcTTTTATCAGATTGATGAagtgttcccttctattcctaatcACTTTAAGCCTCAGCCACTCTCAGCTTCTATTTTAAAACACACTAGGTCCTTTTACACCTGTGCCTTTAACATGTGCTATCTTCCTCCTCATTGCAAGTTAGAATGTAACTTCTCCTGGGACAGAGGCCTTATCTTTTGAATCCTCAGCATTttccacagtacctggcacataagagATGCTCAGTAAGTGGGAGGAATGATCTATTGGTTCTCTTGCTTTCCGCCCAGTACTTTCAGGGGTAACCAagcaattctccatgaccacacCCAGTCCAGCCTCTAATCTTAAATATGCTAATGAATGTTCAGTGTGGgcaaatgctttcactttttcattcaGGTTGGATGCCTGTGAGATCCAGGTGGATGAAACCATCTTCCTGCTGGAGTCATACATCGAGAGCACCATGAAGAGACAATGACCCAGAAGAAGAGTCTTCCTCAGAAGATCTGAGGGGATTGGAAGGAAGAATAAAGGAGGTGCCTAGATGCATTCTTTGCAGTAGGATAAGTTCCAGATTCTTGTACTGAAACCCTCTCTCTATCCCTACCACCCAGAATACACCAGAAACAGtttgacatatttttttaagtttgctgATCCTGTTTTAGAATCATCACTATACTCTACCCTCATCAAATCTTGGCAGGGGAAAGAACCTTAAATCAACTAGATTAATCGTCTATCAGATGCATCAGTTCCCACCAAGAAGTCAGCTAAGGCTTTGTTTGAACATCCCTGACAGTGAGAAAAACTTCTTCCTAAGCTGTTCATTCCATTTTCAAAAGGCTACACCTGTTCTTTACTTTGTTAAACTGTaatcttaaacacacacacacacacacacaatgtaggGAATGTGAAAGACTACCACAGAGGGGGGATAAAAGCTATTTTCAGGGCTAGCAGGTGGATTGGCCCAAGCAGTCACACTAGAATCTATGGATTAAAGTTACATTTGCCAGCTCTGGGCTTCTAACACGTCTGAAATTATGTATGTGaaacacttagcacaatgcctgacatgtggtaagcactcagtaaatcaCTGCCTTCCTCTTCACCATGGTTCCTAAAAACTGGCAATTCTAACTTCTCTCTCCTAGTACCATGGATAGATGACTAATCTAGTTGACATAATGTGTCCCAGCAGCTTCAGTTTCATTTAAAGCAGGTGTTGTTTTATAATCTCTTCAGTTTCCCCTTACCGATGTTAGTTCTAATTCATTAAACATTTGAACGCCAATTAATTGCCAGCCACTATACTAGATATAATATACAAAGATAAATACAATACCATCTCTGCCTTCGAGGCACTTAccatcatttactgagcaccagttATGTGCCCAGTATGTCCCCAGGCCTtagggatgcaaagatgaatagCCTTGAGCATACAGCCTAGTGGAAGGAGACACGTAAGTACAAGGAAGTGTTGGGGGGGGGCTATAGTGGGAAAGTACCATGTACAGAGGCAATGGGGAAAAGGGTCAGGCAGGAAAGGGAGCATAGAGAAGGTGACACAATCTGTATTTTGAAAGGTGGGGATTTGCCAGGTGGAAGGGAAAAAGGATCCCAGAGGGAAGCAGAGCCTGTTTCTTGGGGGAACAGAGAATAGCATGTGACTGAAAAACAGGGCATAAGTCCTGCCAGAATTGACAGGCAGGGGCAAGGACTGGTGGGTCCTTGCTACACTGTGTTAAGTAGCTTATCTTATCCTGAGAGCAGTGGGAAGCAAAATGAgcagatttgtattttagaaagatcactctggcctCACTGTAGAGAATGAATTGGTGGAGGCAGGACTATTTAAAGACTTGTAATAGTATCTCAGGCAGAATATGAGGAAGGCTTGAACTGGGCATTGGTGGCTGGAGATTAAGACATGGATTTGAGAAAGTTTAAGGAAGTAGAATCTGCTGCACTTGGTTGCCATttgagtgaaaagaaagaaagggaaggtgggacttccctgttgttcagttgttaagaatccgccttcgaatgcaggggacgcgggctccatctctggtgggggaactaagatcccacatgctggggcaactaggcccctggcgctctggagcctgcatgccacaactagagagaagcccacaggcGGCAAcaaaagataccacatgctgcaactaagaccccacgcgaccataaataaattaaacgagaaaaaaaaaaaaaaagggaaggtgtCAAAAATGTTTCTTGGGTGTGTGGCTAAGAGACAGATGTAATTAACTAACTGGAGATGTTACCTGCTGTAACAGATAAGTGTGCCGAGTGCCGTGGAGCGGTGCTCATCGTTCCGCCCGTGGCTGGTGGGAGATGACACGTGAGTCCAGAAATCACTCAGTCTGGGGATCATTTTCCTAAACAGAAGATGGGAGGAAAAGAGGAGCTGAGGATTTGGAGGTGTTCCCCTTTGTCATTTACCTGTCACACCCCTGGATCATCCCCAAGTGTCAGGCCTAAATTTCCCCGGGGGACATCCTTCCCACCCGGCGGAAGGCTCCGAGGGGAAGCCCGCTGGGCCACTAGAGGGCGCGGAGCGGGCCGCAGAGACCCCAGAGCCGCGTTATGGCGGCGGCGCGGGTGCTTCTGTCCGGGCGCCCGGAGTCGGTGAGCTTCGCGCAGAGCGTGTGTGGCCTCCTGGGCGCCGGGCCGGGGCTCGGGCCGTGGCCCACGTACTGCGGCCTCAAGCGGGGACAACTCGTCCTCTCGGACAGGCCGTTCCCAGGCGCCTCCGCCAGGCTTCCGCTCCAGGTCCGGAGACGGGGGCACACGGGGCGGGTGCGGGGGGGGTGAAGGGCCGAAGGTAGGGACTGGGATCGGGTGGGGGCTGGAGGCGAGAGGCCTGGGGGCCAGTCGCCTGCCGTGGCCTCTTTCCCCATCGGGGTGTCGCCCAGTTTTTGAAAGACCGTCCTAGCTTCTGAGATATTAACCCCAGCGGCTCCCTCCCGCCAGCGACCCCCTTTCTGCCCTTTTCCGACCCTGGATCAgcagcccagggctcctggggCCGAGCTGCCCACGAATCGAGGTGTGGATCTGGCTGTGGCGGTCGTTCTGCAGTCCAGCGATCAGACTGTCTTGTTGACCCGAAGGACACGCACTCTCAACGTTTCCCCCAACCTCTGGGTACCCCCAGGTGAGCGGTCTGAGGACAAGGCCCTAAGTCCAGGAAAGAAATCTGCCCTTTACCCAACAGCGCTATTCCCAGTCTCAGAATGACAGAGAAGTGGGCCCAGAAATGTGGTATCAATAGGTCCCATAATCACAAGGGGCTACAACTGCATCTGTGCCCactggaggagggggtggtgtAAACAGTGAGGGAGGGTCCCTGACCAGGAACACCACCATTCACCTACTGGTCCCACTGTTGTTGCAGGTGGGCACGTGGAACCTGATGAAGAGGTAGCCAATCCACTGACCCAACCTGCACCCTGCCCTGAAGGAGGGACTACCTTGGGTGTGGGCTGAGGGAAGGGCAAACACAGGACTTGGAGGAGTCAGGCGGCGGCCTCTCTGACCTCCTGCCCCCTCACTCCCAGCTGCTGGACGGAGGACTTCGAGAGCTTTGGGAGGAGAGTGGACTACAGCTGCCCCAGGGCCAGTTCTTTTGGGTCCCTCTGGGGTTATGGGAGGTGAGACAGGGACCTGGGAGCCCTTAACAGCTTCTAACCCACCAAAGCCCAGAGAACAGCCACACTTCCCTTGATCACAGGGGACCCGATGGAGTGTGGGTGGTCTGGAGTCCCCAACCCCACGACCCTTACCCATGTCCCTCCTCCACCATTTCTACTCTCCACTTCCTCAGCTGCATTTACAAAGCCTCAAAAAGGGACAGGAAGTTCtcatttttgctgttttcttctctcttagtCTGCCTACCCTCCTAGGCTGAGCTGGGGTCtccccaaataccatcacatcatTCTCTATCTACTTGTCATCTCCCAGGAGTCACAGCAGCAGCTACAGGTAGGGCTGGCAGTAGAGGAAGGAAATGCGGCTTAGGAGGCCCAAACAAACTGGTTCCGACTATGACTAAGGAGGAGGAGTGGGAAGGTCAGAGATAACCAAGAAATCCAGTAGCCTCTCCCCTTGTCCCTGCCCCAAGTCTCTCCACTCCACCTGTGGGTAGGCTGTGATCCAGAACAGGTCTTCGGAGAGAGGCCATGACTAAGGGATCAACATGTCTGGCCCCAGGCCCGGATCCAACCAAACCCAAGAGAGGTGAGCGGCCTTATGTGGCTGGGACCAGATGTAGCAGCTGCGGTGGCTGCCACAGAGGATGGGACAGATACACCCAGACATCTTCCCCAGGACCTACCGCCTTCTGTCCTGTAAGTAGGAGCTTCTCCCTAACCCTCCAACACaccaacacatacacactgagAAGTTCATCTTCTGTCTCATCCTTCGGGGAAATTTTGTGCTGTGTGGGAGATTTAGGGAGGGAGTTGGTCAACTGATAATGAAGAGAGCACATGAGATCAAAGACACTGCCCATGATACTCCAAGGGTTCCTGCCCAACTGGCTAGCACTGAAGACCTGGGTTTCAGTCCCACTCTCTCATgggggcaagtcatttaaccctcctttctgtaaaatgaggttaacaCCCACACACCCCTCTCCTGTGGTGGTTGGGAGGATCAGATGACCCAATAGATACGGAAGTGGGCTAAGCCACAAGGCACAGCCCAGGCAGGAGCTGTCGTTCTGCAGTGCGGTGGAACTAGAAGAGAATGGAGGCGCTCGACCTCTGGTCTTGCCCACGTCCACACTGCTGCGGACGACCCCAGCCACAGCAGATAGCAAAGAGAGGGTCAGCACTGGGACCAAGTTTGCCCTCAGGCTCTGGCTACAGCATCTGGGCAGGTAAGGATGAGGAAGGACTTAAGGACTCCACAGTGTTGGGCTGAATGGTCTAGTGTTTTTATGGGTGTGgggtaaagaaaggaagaaagaacaactGCCCTTGGAAATCCTCAGTGTGACACCCCTACCATGTGGAAGTGGAGCTCACTCGGACCCAGGGCCCGCAAGGGAAGAACAGAACGTGGaccatccccgcccccccccacaaaCCAGGGATCTGGAAAGCAAAGTGCTtaatcccctccccagcccacctccGTGACACTCACAGAACATTCACAACCTTTATTATGGGTAAGAACTTTGCTACAGCTGTGGGAATAGAAAGTAAAATTACAACATAGATCCTAGGCCCTAGAGGAGCCTGAAAAGGGAGACGGGGGAGAGCACAAGGGTGCTCCCACCTCCCAGGAAAGGTGCAGAATGAGCCAGACCTAACCACAGGGCCATGGGCTTTCAGAAGCTCAGGCCCCAGGCTGGTCAGCGTAAGAATCATCGTGAActtacttaaatatataaatagagaGACCCAGACGATTGGCCAGGCCCTTCTCCCAAACCCCTGGGGATCAGGGCTAAGGCCTTATCTCCTCCTCAGTCACACTGGGAAGCAGGAGGCAGGGAAAGTCATCTTTGGAGTATTTTGGGTTTTCTTgtttacacacaaaaaatatgcAACCCAAAATAGAGTTCTCTGTCCATGTGTCTGCCTATCTCAGTTACTCCAGCTGTCTGTTTGGCCAAAGAGAACGGAATGGACATGAAGAGACAAATGGATATGGAGAAGGAACACAGCCGGCTTTGGGGAATGGGAAGAGAGGGCATCTGGGGGACACGAGAAGGGCCCCTTCCCCACGAGGCTTTAGACAGTCAAGGCTGAGGATTCAGCCCTTTCCCCAACTCACATCCCATCCCATTTGCCTCCCACTGCCTAGGTTAACAGACCCAAAGGAATGGGCCGGACGTCAAAGAACATTTCCAAAAACAGACCCCAAATGTCCTTTAAAAGAGGTTAAATATTAACCCTTTGGGTGCTAGCCTTGTCAGGCAGAGATAAGGCCAAAAACAGGTGTCCATGAAGATCTTTCTGGCCTTGACCAAAGCCCTTCTGAGGGGTCAGAGGGGCCAGGGTTCCAGACTCCACAGCATACTTGCTCAGTGTTGCGAGGCGGTGAAGGTTCCATAATCCAGGGGACTCAGTCCAGGGAAATGATGTCTGACCGACAGCCAGTCAAAGAGGGACCTGAGGGCAGGGGTCCTCCATGCCCCTCCCTTAAGTTTCCCCCAGGGGCCACAATGCTACTGACACGGCCAGGAGGGGGTGCTGGAGTGGTGCTGCGGTGAGAGCTCCCCAACGTGGGGCCTAGCGGGCCCAGGAAGTGGGACGGGGTCCCTCGGTACTGGAAGAAGTGGCCCAGGGCATCCTGTTCGTCTAGCGAGGTGATGACGGACGGACCATAGTGCTAGGAGGAATCAAGAGCATGGTTTAAGATTTTATCCTGACTTTACCCACTCCCAGTCACTCATCTCAGAAATATCATATGGGATAAATAAACCCCTCAGGATCGCAAAGTATTCTCTGAGATGCAGGAGAGGCTCCCTCTGACTGCTTCCCCTACTTCCCCATACCCCACCCCTCTTCCCTGCCTGGAGACAGCCCCACCAGCTTGCTAGATTCTCGGCCCTGTGGGCGTCTGAAATGTGTGGAATGTCCGGCTGGGGCAGTCATGGTGCTCAAGTGCACATgggtttggggggggtggggggggaggggtgagcaGACAGGCGCAGAACTACACTAAGAACTCTGGAGACAGAACAGTAAGTAACAGAGGACAGAGGAAGACATGGGTGAGAATCCAAAGAAGTCCCAGTGGGGCCTAGGAGGGAAATAAACTGCCTGTACCGCAGTTTCCTTCCTTCATGGAGAAGCAGATTAAGGTCCCTGGGGAAAATGAGAGAGTAAGGGGGCCCATCAGTGCCTAGAAAGGAAGCTTCAGAGATCTGAGATGGAGAAGGGACCACTTACCTGACTCTCAgtctgaaggaaagaaaataaatctaaacctggtaggaaaagaaaaattaaaatcaacctCCTATCTGACCccttcaccacacacacacatacacacacacacacacacacacacacacacacacacgatcaaAGAAGTTCCTTGGATTGTGGCCCCTTGCAAAACAGCTAAAAAGCTTTGAAAAGGAGCAAGGGTTGTGAGCTGCTTTGGGGGAGGATGTGGCAGTGCACGGCCCCACCTTGTGATCAGTGTCATACCTTGTATATCAGCCCCCAGTGGGAAGGCAGGTGGGTACTCATGTAGTGGGAGACTGGACAGGAAATCCCCGCCCAGCGTGCCCATAGCAGGGCTCCGTAGCACCGAAGACGGCTGGTGACCAGATGTCAGGACTCTGTGAGGAGACAGAAGGAATCACAGATGTCCTCACCCAGCTCAGCCTCTCAAGTCCCCTCTCTGCCCCAGAGTTTGCCCAGTGATCAGAAAGCGTTCCtgacttcttcctctcccttctgctATAGATTCAGCCTATTTCTACATACCCTTTGCTTCCAGGTAGAGCTGGGATAGCAGCTGAGGTGACAGGACAGTGCTTCTTTGTCGGGGGCAGGTCCTCCTCGTCTGATGAGCTTTCTATTGTCAAGTCAATAACTTCAACCTTCTTCTTATTCTCTGATGGATTGCCCTCTTGGACTGGGCTATACTGGAGGCCTGTGGTTGGTAAGAAGACCGCGTCTCAGAGAAGAGGCCATACAAGACTTAGCTCAACTGGGGGACAGGGGGTCACTCACCATCCAGCCCATACCCTGGCGGGGGGCAAACCTCAGATGCCTCCTTCTTGGGTTTCATTGGGCACCAGGATCCATCTTCCATGAACTGGATCTCATCACAATCCGAGCAGGAATTAAGAATCTCCATGAATAAactaggggaggggagagatgggaaTTCATGTGGCTGGGAGATGGCTGCAACAGTAGCCAGGGAGTTCTGGGACTCACcttcctgaacctcagtttcctcatctgtaaattagggATGTTATCCACCCTCCTGACCTCTCTGAGTTGTTGGAATCAAATAAAGTAAGGTGCATAAAAGaggtttgaaaattttaaatgctgagTTTTAAAATAAGTACATTCTAAGCACGTGTTCCATGTAGTACTAGGGACAAAACAGAAGGAGCAGAGATAACAGAACTCTATAATCTACCTCAAAAAGAGGCACTGGGAACAAGAACCATAATGTAGGCTCTGGAAGCAGGTTAGGAGTCGCTAGATCAAAAGAACTTTATTGCTGTGTTCAGTAAGAGGTCAGGTAATTGATGTAACAGTTTGATacactggctctgccacttaccaacaATGTAACTTTGAGCAAGATACTCAATCTCTCTaggtctcagcttcctcacctataATGACAGTACCTATCTCACAGGGTTATTGGCATCTCATAGGACTGAATGAGATAAGGCATGCAAAGTACTTAGTACGGTGTGTAGTTAAGTCCTCAGTGTTGGAGggagagatagataaatagataggtaatatttatataaaagagaCAGATAGGTTAAGAGTTGGGAGGGGAAGTAAGttacagatatatatttatatatggggGCAGGGGCCAGTCCTAGTGGATGTCCTAGGTAAAAGGAAGCTGAATGCAGAACGGCCCTACCCATCAATGATAAGAGATTCATAGGGAGCCTTCTTATCACACACAGGACATGTCCACGTTGGCTTCTTCTCATTCATCTGCAGATAAAGGGCAGCATCGAAGCTCTGCAGGTGGGCGCAGGTGAGGGCCCGACAAGGGACAGTCAAGCGCATCTTCCCTAGCTGAGGAGAGATGAGTTCTCTGGTCAGAGTCCCCATGTCCCAGACAGCCTCACTCTAATAGCCCTAGGAACCCTCATCTGAGTCTAGAGGTTTAACCCACcactcctcccccttctcttctcccttgTACCCACCGGGCACATGAGTGACACCCGGAGACTTGTGGTGGCCACCTCACTGTCCAGGTCAGCGGTCAGCTTCTCCTTGACTGAAACAAGAGTGGGGCCAGAGCCATGGGGTCAGCAAGGCTGGAGAGAAGCCCGGGAGGTGGTGAGGCCAGAAGCAGATGGCTCTGGCTGAGAGGCGGCTGGGTAGAGCGCCTTTGGGGGCCAATGGGATGTCACATGGGGGTGGTCTGGGATCTGCATTACGAAGGCTAGGTGGCGGGGAGAGATTTCCCCATCCCTGAAGATGCTAAAATACAGCTGGGTGACACTTTGGAAGAGATGACCTAGAGGGAGTTGAAGCATCACAAGAGGGTTAGTGTTGATGATACTTAAAGACACTTTCTAGTCTGGAGAACCCATATTCCAACAGGGCTGGAGTTAGGGTCTGCGAGGTGCAAAGCAGATGTATAATTGGGAATGCAAGGGTGTCACTCAGTGCCTGAAGTGGCCCCACTTTTCAACCACAAAGATTGGTAAGAGGGGTACGGCACGGGTTGGGGTTCATGTGAGAGGTAAAGTAAGTTGTCATAAGAGGGGTATGAGTTTTAATTATAAAGGCTCGAAGGCCAGGAAGAATTGGATCCTGGTCAGAGAGAAGAGGGACGGGATGTTACTCACTCAGTGCCCGGGAATGGTCTGGGTTCCGGATGCCCTTTGCTCTGAGTTTTTGTAGAAGGGTTCCTGCAGTCAGCTGCCTCACCAGGTACACAGACAAGGAGTAATTCTACTTGGAGGTAGGGGGGGAGACAATCAGCCTCTGCTTCGtacaccactaccaccaccaccaccaccaccaccaccaccagcggcCCCCCACCTTGTCACATGAGGGCCAGAGACAGCAAGTTAATGCAGAGAGACCCATAAAGAGAAAGATGTTTGCCCAGCCCAGTGCACTGGATGATTCCCTCTCACTCCCTGCAGGCTTTTCCAGGCTCCCTGCCTCAGCCACGCTCACCCGTCCAAACTCAGACGACCAGTTGACCACGATGGTGTTGGGAACAGTGGCCGAGAGTCGAGCCAGGGGTGTGATGTTGATGGGACGGCTGGGCCTCTTGGGCTCAGCCCCATTCTTGGTAGGAGGAAGGtaaccctggggagggagggagggagggcctggTTAAGACACCTTGTCTTAGGTCACTCGCTTTCTGGAGAGAAGGTCAGCTCACTCACTGAGATGAGTGAGACGGGGCCCATTCAGTGACTCAGAAAACTGGGGCACTCTCTAGGGTTGGCAGCAGGGTTCATTCCTGgggaaaaaggagaacttacTCACTGACCAGATAAATAGGAACCTGCTCACTGAGTTCTTGAAGAGGAAGAGTAGGGATACCCCACTTCTTCCAACCCTCAGCTCTGGGGTCATCACTTCTGAGAATCTTTCCTGAACCTTTGAGTTGAACTAATATCCCCCCTCTGGGTTCTGAGAGCACCCTTGTTCAGCCCTATCTTGGTACTCTCTAGATTATATTGATTCAGTCAGTAaagtgagcacctactatgtcagGCATGTCTCTTTCATAATTGATGTAACATTCAGGAACTAAAACAGGGAAGGGGTTACTGCCAGAAGAAGGGAAGAGCATTTACCGGCAGGGGGCACAGTTTCCCATTGACCTTGACAAAGAGGTTGGGGGGGAAGTAATCCTCTTGGGGGCAGCTGGTCTCACAGAGACAGAACCTGGTAAGAGATGAGAGAAGATGAAAGGGTGGGAGGCAGTTCTTGCAGAGAGAGGCAGGCAACCTCAGAAAATCAGTCATGGATATCTGTAGCCTTCAGCTTCCAAACAAGAaccccagggctgggctggacACGGCAGAGCAGGGTATCTCCTAATAGTAACTGTCATACCCTTACTTCATTCCCACcctcagtgggagccctgaggggAGGGAGAATCAACTCACCTTAGCTGCACCTGTATGGTATAATCACATTTCGCTCCTGGCAGAACCTCtctggaagagggagggaggagagatgtCAGTATGTGGCCCCTGAAGGGCAGGGGTGAACAGAGACACAGAAAGTTAGATGTCCAGAGAATAGAGAAGGGACATACAAGAGAATGAGGGACAAAGCAGGTGcaggaggatggagaggaaggagggcagggcAGAAGAGAAGAAAGTCAGAGAGCAGAGTCTAAGGGTAACCACCCAAGGATGAGGCAGGACGACTGAAAGAGATGTACCTGGATGTGAGAATCTGCTGCACTTGCTGGGGAGTGAGGGCAAAGGTGAAGTGCGCTTCCTCAAACCGCTGGCTAGAAGTGGATGCTGAGGACACAAAGGGGCAGTTATTCCCAAGCCCGTGCACAGGCAGCCACAGAAGTTGCCCCTATTCCAGGGTGCTGATCCCACAGGACTAAAGCCTAAGAAAGGCCTGGGGAAGAGGCACAGAGTCCAGGAAGACCCAGGGACCACAAAGAGCCATACCGAGGGTGGTGGGCCGGATGAGCTCCCCGTAGATTTCATAGAAGGGCAATGGTTTCATGGTGACATCAGGGTGCAcaggctggggcagagggggGTGCATGTCCACTTCACGCTTGGGGCCCAGCAGGGTGCCAGGGGCCAAGAGGGCTGGGGGGATGGGAGCCAGAGGACCAGGAGAGCCTACAGGCGGGGTGCCAGGgggcagagagagcagagaaagaTCGGAGGGCCCCAGGGTCTTCCGGGGAAAGCGTCGGCGGTAAAGCTCTTTGATCTTCATCTGGACGCTGGGGGCACAGCTGGACTTGAGGAGGTGCAGGGCCTTGGCCAGGAGCTCGTGCTTCCGTCCACTCTTGTTCCGGCCAGCGAAGCCGAGGAGCACCTGGAGCTCAGACACCCGGAAACTCATCACCATGTGCTGTGGAGACCAGAGAAGCTTGAGAATCCTACCTTGCACAGGGCTGTCCTGCCAAGACACTGGGGCTGAGCTATTAGGTGGGCAATGCACTTTCCCTCCAGCGCTAATCAGAAAGGTGCTTTGCAGCCAGTGGATTACTGCCAGACAGCAAACCTGGCCAAACGGACATCTAAGTCCCATTTTAGCAACCCTCAGATCACCTCACCACTGCCCCCCAGGCTTGAGCAGCCCTAACTCCCCGCGCCTGGCAGCTGAACAGGTGAGGGCAGGGTGCAGACAGCATGCCACCCCGAAGCACACCTCTGAGTCCACTACAGCCTTTTCCCTCCATCCCTGCCGTGAGCCTGGACCCTCCTGTAAGCTGCttatctcctctcctgctctttctCAGACACTCAGATCCATCCCAGCTCCTGGGAAGAGGATAGGAGAccgggagaaggagggggaagatGAGGATTCAGGCCAGACAGCCCCATAGAGAAGAAAGAGGCCAGGTGGCTGGAGGATTGTGCCCCACGGCCCACCCCTCCCAACACCTCGATCTACCTCAG is a window encoding:
- the NUDT17 gene encoding nucleoside diphosphate-linked moiety X motif 17 isoform X1, producing the protein MAAARVLLSGRPESVSFAQSVCGLLGAGPGLGPWPTYCGLKRGQLVLSDRPFPGASARLPLQRPPFCPFPTLDQQPRAPGAELPTNRGVDLAVAVVLQSSDQTVLLTRRTRTLNVSPNLWVPPGGHVEPDEELLDGGLRELWEESGLQLPQGQFFWVPLGLWESAYPPRLSWGLPKYHHIILYLLVISQESQQQLQARIQPNPREVSGLMWLGPDVAAAVAATEDGTDTPRHLPQDLPPSVLQELSFCSAVELEENGGARPLVLPTSTLLRTTPATADSKERVSTGTKFALRLWLQHLGSYSSCLFGQRERNGHEETNGYGEGTQPALGNGKRGHLGDTRRAPSPRGFRQSRLRIQPFPQLTSHPICLPLPRLTDPKEWAGRQRTFPKTDPKCPLKEVKY
- the NUDT17 gene encoding nucleoside diphosphate-linked moiety X motif 17 isoform X8, which translates into the protein MAAARVLLSGRPESVSFAQSVCGLLGAGPGLGPWPTYCGLKRGQLVLSDRPFPGASARLPLQRPPFCPFPTLDQQPRAPGAELPTNRGVDLAVAVVLQSSDQTVLLTRRTRTLNVSPNLWVPPGGHVEPDEELLDGGLRELWEESGLQLPQGQFFWVPLGLWESAYPPRLSWGLPKYHHIILYLLVISQESQQQLQARIQPNPREVSGLMWLGPDVAAAVAATEDGTDTPRHLPQDLPPSVLQELSFCSAVELEENGGARPLVLPTSTLLRTTPATADSKERVSTGTKFALRLWLQHLGR
- the NUDT17 gene encoding nucleoside diphosphate-linked moiety X motif 17 isoform X2, with amino-acid sequence MAAARVLLSGRPESVSFAQSVCGLLGAGPGLGPWPTYCGLKRGQLVLSDRPFPGASARLPLQRPPFCPFPTLDQQPRAPGAELPTNRGVDLAVAVVLQSSDQTVLLTRRTRTLNVSPNLWVPPGGHVEPDEELLDGGLRELWEESGLQLPQGQFFWVPLGLWESAYPPRLSWGLPKYHHIILYLLVISQESQQQLQARIQPNPREVSGLMWLGPDVAAAVAATEDGTDTPRHLPQDLPPSVLAVELEENGGARPLVLPTSTLLRTTPATADSKERVSTGTKFALRLWLQHLGSYSSCLFGQRERNGHEETNGYGEGTQPALGNGKRGHLGDTRRAPSPRGFRQSRLRIQPFPQLTSHPICLPLPRLTDPKEWAGRQRTFPKTDPKCPLKEVKY
- the NUDT17 gene encoding nucleoside diphosphate-linked moiety X motif 17 isoform X5, which codes for MAAARVLLSGRPESRPPFCPFPTLDQQPRAPGAELPTNRGVDLAVAVVLQSSDQTVLLTRRTRTLNVSPNLWVPPGGHVEPDEELLDGGLRELWEESGLQLPQGQFFWVPLGLWESAYPPRLSWGLPKYHHIILYLLVISQESQQQLQARIQPNPREVSGLMWLGPDVAAAVAATEDGTDTPRHLPQDLPPSVLQELSFCSAVELEENGGARPLVLPTSTLLRTTPATADSKERVSTGTKFALRLWLQHLGSYSSCLFGQRERNGHEETNGYGEGTQPALGNGKRGHLGDTRRAPSPRGFRQSRLRIQPFPQLTSHPICLPLPRLTDPKEWAGRQRTFPKTDPKCPLKEVKY
- the NUDT17 gene encoding nucleoside diphosphate-linked moiety X motif 17 isoform X3, whose product is MAAARVLLSGRPESVSFAQSVCGLLGAGPGLGPWPTYCGLKRGQLVLSDRPFPGASARLPLQQPRAPGAELPTNRGVDLAVAVVLQSSDQTVLLTRRTRTLNVSPNLWVPPGGHVEPDEELLDGGLRELWEESGLQLPQGQFFWVPLGLWESAYPPRLSWGLPKYHHIILYLLVISQESQQQLQARIQPNPREVSGLMWLGPDVAAAVAATEDGTDTPRHLPQDLPPSVLQELSFCSAVELEENGGARPLVLPTSTLLRTTPATADSKERVSTGTKFALRLWLQHLGSYSSCLFGQRERNGHEETNGYGEGTQPALGNGKRGHLGDTRRAPSPRGFRQSRLRIQPFPQLTSHPICLPLPRLTDPKEWAGRQRTFPKTDPKCPLKEVKY